The following proteins are encoded in a genomic region of Desulfosporosinus youngiae DSM 17734:
- a CDS encoding metal-dependent hydrolase — translation MLDPITHGLIGIALSTLSGHTMQLNDPVFLGCTLGAMLPDLDIIFHVKGRLNYLLNHRGASHSLIALTASALGLGSALYLIFPTASWWSVILWTLIGTMSHGIMDLLNSYGAELLWPFSRKKITVDMIMLTDPVVFGSLLVSFMIALIKPELANISSQTALLLSALYLAYRHLGRIKTRDRLMDIYHLNDEEQVRVIPAMYHPFTWNFILFEEDYVRFGIIRDQEPSICRVLPKFKGDNPSVANALAGNLAEIFSQFTPYCHIIAHASETDECIVEFLDLRYWAKGNFLYTGNVYLNLDGEISQEIFHALPNQKGVLLSY, via the coding sequence TTGTTGGATCCTATAACCCATGGCTTAATTGGAATTGCCCTTAGTACTCTTTCGGGTCACACCATGCAGCTGAATGATCCTGTTTTTTTAGGCTGTACATTAGGCGCCATGCTGCCTGATTTAGATATTATATTTCATGTAAAAGGACGCTTGAATTATCTATTAAACCATAGAGGAGCAAGTCATTCCTTGATCGCTTTAACCGCCTCAGCCCTAGGACTTGGTTCAGCCTTGTATTTAATTTTTCCGACGGCTTCATGGTGGAGCGTAATCCTCTGGACCCTGATAGGGACTATGTCTCACGGAATAATGGATTTGTTGAATTCTTATGGTGCAGAGCTATTATGGCCTTTTTCACGCAAAAAAATTACAGTTGACATGATCATGCTGACTGACCCGGTAGTATTTGGTTCCCTCTTAGTGTCTTTTATGATTGCCCTGATCAAGCCCGAATTGGCAAATATCTCTTCACAAACGGCCTTATTATTAAGCGCGTTATATTTAGCTTATCGTCACTTGGGGCGCATTAAAACAAGAGACCGCCTTATGGATATCTACCATCTAAATGATGAAGAGCAAGTAAGAGTGATTCCGGCCATGTATCATCCTTTTACCTGGAACTTTATACTTTTTGAAGAGGACTATGTGCGTTTTGGAATTATTCGGGATCAAGAACCATCCATATGTCGTGTTCTGCCCAAATTTAAGGGAGATAACCCATCGGTTGCCAATGCCTTAGCCGGAAATCTGGCGGAAATCTTTAGTCAGTTTACACCCTATTGCCACATTATTGCTCATGCCTCGGAGACGGACGAATGTATTGTGGAGTTTTTAGACTTACGCTATTGGGCCAAAGGGAATTTTTTATACACTGGAAACGTTTATTTGAACTTGGATGGGGAAATATCTCAAGAAATATTCCATGCCTTGCCCAACCAAAAAGGTGTGCTGTTAAGTTATTAG
- a CDS encoding BON domain-containing protein produces MHNSRAEIDVLRDIKNLIHTHFGESGQGIHVKVKGDRAIIWGTVDSLAEKDFFGSRVGRIDGVRELDNSLTVANDGTIKDKDIEKGIIERFQGSNLEDITHLGCRVSRGIATLLGHLEIQSTERLAKRLASQVRGVKEVRSEIQFLEKAVDDATLVNRVENALVASPWVDAHEIKTTARNGLITLSGLVNTQEDMEWAVETAYQVPGVKAVVSEVFTRHRSQGDDLWLTEQLVAKLGQHRLNSGQIRAFVQNGIAFLTGEVYSEEDREWAEKMIQHIPEIHDVNNSIKVAAHSSK; encoded by the coding sequence ATGCATAACTCACGAGCCGAAATAGATGTTCTTCGGGACATCAAAAACCTTATTCATACACATTTTGGGGAAAGCGGCCAGGGAATTCATGTTAAGGTCAAAGGAGACCGGGCCATAATCTGGGGAACCGTCGATAGTCTTGCGGAAAAAGATTTCTTTGGGAGCAGGGTGGGACGGATCGACGGGGTTCGGGAACTGGATAATTCCTTAACAGTGGCTAATGATGGAACGATCAAAGATAAGGACATAGAAAAAGGGATTATAGAACGGTTTCAAGGGTCAAATTTGGAAGATATTACGCATCTGGGCTGCCGGGTCAGCCGGGGTATAGCTACCCTGCTCGGGCATCTTGAGATCCAGAGTACAGAACGGTTAGCCAAACGCCTGGCTTCCCAGGTTCGCGGAGTTAAAGAGGTTAGAAGTGAAATTCAGTTCCTGGAAAAAGCCGTAGATGATGCGACTCTTGTGAACCGTGTAGAAAATGCGTTGGTTGCTTCTCCATGGGTTGATGCACATGAGATAAAAACAACGGCCCGGAATGGCTTAATAACCTTATCCGGACTTGTTAACACCCAGGAAGACATGGAATGGGCGGTAGAGACAGCTTATCAGGTTCCGGGGGTAAAAGCGGTAGTCAGTGAAGTATTTACCCGTCATAGATCCCAAGGAGATGATCTATGGTTAACAGAACAATTGGTGGCCAAACTTGGTCAGCATCGCTTAAATTCCGGGCAAATCCGGGCATTCGTTCAAAATGGCATCGCTTTCCTGACTGGGGAAGTGTATTCCGAAGAAGACCGTGAATGGGCTGAAAAAATGATTCAGCATATTCCTGAAATACATGATGTTAATAATTCAATCAAAGTAGCGGCACATTCCAGCAAATAA
- a CDS encoding PHP domain-containing protein, whose protein sequence is MRSDLHIHTHESDGLLSVKEVIKLAYANNVQTIAITDHESTQGVSEAESLAKELNIKVIPGVELLTSYQGHEVHLLGYFNHVNHPVLQNRLQEIRAQRTELAHDMVECLNSGGISLGWEDVEKEVGANGAVTKGHIMRAIYHQSSDNSRKNWPEIAAHFRPGGVAHLPYLNHTFEDAVDLIFSCGGLPVVAHPGLLRDPEMVFPLLAYRPIGLEVYYGYWERQAELIRYYTEVANKSALLATGGSDYHGPSGYIKLGQMGVPDKCVFELRSYLGI, encoded by the coding sequence TTGAGGTCCGATTTACACATTCATACGCATGAATCTGATGGCTTGCTTTCGGTTAAAGAGGTCATTAAACTTGCTTATGCTAATAATGTTCAAACCATAGCAATTACGGACCATGAAAGTACCCAAGGGGTTAGTGAGGCGGAAAGCCTTGCCAAAGAGCTGAATATTAAAGTTATTCCGGGTGTTGAATTGTTAACAAGTTATCAAGGTCATGAGGTTCACCTCCTTGGGTATTTCAATCATGTAAATCATCCGGTGCTGCAAAACCGCTTGCAAGAGATTCGGGCCCAGCGGACTGAGCTTGCCCATGATATGGTCGAATGTTTGAACAGCGGCGGGATTTCTTTAGGCTGGGAGGATGTTGAGAAAGAAGTCGGAGCCAATGGGGCTGTCACTAAGGGGCATATTATGAGGGCGATTTATCACCAATCAAGTGATAATAGCCGGAAAAACTGGCCGGAAATCGCGGCCCATTTCCGCCCCGGCGGAGTTGCCCATCTGCCTTATCTGAACCATACCTTTGAGGATGCCGTCGATCTTATTTTCTCTTGCGGCGGCCTCCCTGTCGTTGCCCATCCGGGACTGCTCAGAGATCCTGAGATGGTATTTCCGCTTTTAGCTTATCGGCCGATCGGGCTTGAGGTTTATTACGGATACTGGGAAAGACAAGCGGAACTTATTCGATATTATACCGAAGTCGCCAATAAATCTGCTCTCCTGGCTACGGGCGGCAGTGACTATCATGGCCCTTCCGGGTATATAAAACTGGGTCAGATGGGTGTCCCGGATAAGTGTGTTTTTGAATTAAGATCTTATTTAGGGATTTAA
- a CDS encoding DUF4181 domain-containing protein — translation MYDLEPKFWQELFLMINDLEPKFWQGLFLMIIILLLLLVSFNAVMSKLLKVKKKKFFSYNYVNEKHSKIEWKIRMTFVAALLIGNFVNMTRDPLDWIWFFKPWFLIIGFVVATEVTRAIMEYKYAENHNDYKLTISQLAFFVIIFFALYWTNFLVMG, via the coding sequence ATGTATGATCTTGAACCCAAGTTCTGGCAGGAATTATTCCTCATGATCAATGATCTTGAACCGAAATTCTGGCAGGGATTATTCCTCATGATCATTATTTTATTATTATTGCTGGTTTCGTTTAATGCGGTAATGAGCAAATTACTAAAGGTTAAAAAGAAGAAATTTTTTTCATATAACTATGTTAATGAGAAACATTCCAAAATTGAATGGAAGATTAGGATGACATTTGTAGCCGCCCTGCTAATCGGCAATTTTGTCAATATGACGAGGGACCCTCTGGATTGGATTTGGTTTTTTAAACCATGGTTTTTAATAATAGGATTTGTTGTTGCGACTGAAGTAACCAGAGCTATTATGGAGTATAAATATGCAGAAAATCATAATGACTACAAATTAACAATTAGTCAATTAGCGTTTTTTGTTATTATATTTTTCGCTTTATATTGGACTAATTTTCTAGTGATGGGATAA
- a CDS encoding 2-hydroxyacyl-CoA dehydratase translates to MCSRVLNIGLDIGSTTVKIVVLDNHKNIIYKKYSRHFSNIRNTVVNVLEDTKDIMQGHLLTLMVTGSGGYNVSQLLEVPFIQEVIACTKAIKIIIPDTHTAIELGGEDAKITYFGESVEQRMNGTCAGGTGAFIDQMASLLQTDAMGLNELAKNYEHIYPIASRCGVFAKTDVQPLLNEGAAKEDIAVSVLQAVVNQTISGLAQGRPINGNVAFLGGPLHFMSELRQRFIETLKLEEKNVIFPENSQFFVAIGAALSSGDMPPMTLKQLFEKVPGILKTDNSETDKLDVLFANDEEYEEFKARHGLHKVSRVELDSYEGNAYLGIDAGSTTTKIALVDETGSLLYSYYGSNKGKPLESTIEALKDLYGKLNKRTNIINSAVTGYGEHLIKAALRVDIGEIETVAHYTAANFFQPGVDFVLDIGGQDMKSLVVRDGVIESITLNEACSSGCGSFVETFANSLNMDVQEFARLSQSSRHPVDLGTRCTVFMNSKVKQAQKEGAEISDISAGISISVIKNALYKVIRLRNIDELGEKIVVQGGTFYNDAVLRAFEKITNKEVVRPDIAGIMGAFGAALIARNQYESGYKTSLVQGEELLNFTTETTMKRCGLCGNNCLVSIKQFPGGTIYVSGNRCERGAGKDVVKQQIPNLYEYKYQRVFNYKPLSNDKAPRGTIGIPRVLNIYEDYPFWFTFFTELGYRVIISGRSSNRIYELGMETIPSDSACYPAKLVHGHIVDLIKKGITKLFYPCIPYARQEDPEADNHYNCPIVTSYPETINANMDCLKEPNVRFYHPFLPIDMPRRMLKRLAEELEPEGIPKNELARALDKAYAELDRYKEEVRLKGEETLNYIRETKIKGIVLAGRPYHIDPEVNHGIPEMISSYGFAVLSEDAIQHLSKVKRPLRVVDQWVYHSREYHAASYVAQEKDLELIQLNSFGCGLDAVTTDQIKEILEAYGKIYTVLKIDEINNLGAARIRVRSLIAAIKERDKKNFIPKKLYDNPDRVLFTKEMKKTHTILAPQMSPIHFQFFKAAFEDTGYKIEFLPSVDKSAIDEGLRYVHNDACYPAIIVVGQLMKALKSGDYDINNTSVIMTQTGGGCRATNYIAFIRKALQDANMAQVPVIALNTGNSSSLETNPGFKLTISMFNKIMRGLVYGDLLMRVLYRVRPYEKFPGSANLLYESWVKRCYESLHKGDKREHSENIWQIVADFDSLELQEDLVKPKVGVVGEILVKFHPTANNNIVELLEAEGAEAVVPDLTDFLLYGAFDNRIKYQKLSGSFWEMVSGYFTVNRIEAYRKEMKKALEASRRFEPPKPIEEIAKYAQNHLSLANQCGEGWFLTGEMVELIRSGVENIVCLQPFACLPNHITGKGMIREIRRSYPKANIAAIDYDPGASEVNQLNRIKLMLSVAQENLNGNSEKPKPPIDLETNLMESKMTMMLNTDSKFIGCKID, encoded by the coding sequence ATGTGCAGTAGAGTTTTAAATATCGGTTTGGACATTGGTTCTACGACTGTTAAGATAGTTGTTTTAGATAATCACAAAAATATTATTTATAAGAAGTATTCAAGACATTTTTCCAACATTAGAAATACGGTTGTTAATGTACTTGAGGATACTAAAGATATCATGCAAGGGCATTTATTGACCTTGATGGTCACTGGCTCGGGCGGATATAATGTTTCCCAATTATTAGAGGTGCCCTTCATTCAGGAAGTCATTGCCTGCACGAAGGCGATTAAAATTATTATTCCTGACACGCATACTGCCATAGAACTTGGGGGCGAGGATGCCAAGATCACTTATTTCGGGGAATCCGTTGAACAGCGAATGAATGGAACTTGTGCCGGAGGCACAGGAGCCTTTATTGACCAGATGGCATCCTTGCTGCAGACGGATGCTATGGGGTTAAATGAGCTTGCTAAAAACTATGAGCATATTTACCCGATTGCTTCCAGGTGCGGAGTGTTTGCCAAGACAGATGTGCAGCCCTTGTTAAATGAAGGTGCCGCCAAGGAGGACATTGCTGTTTCTGTTCTTCAGGCTGTTGTGAATCAGACGATTAGCGGGCTGGCTCAGGGACGTCCCATCAATGGAAATGTTGCGTTTTTGGGCGGGCCTTTACATTTTATGTCTGAATTGAGACAACGGTTTATTGAAACTCTCAAGCTGGAGGAAAAGAACGTAATCTTCCCCGAGAACTCCCAATTCTTTGTAGCGATCGGAGCGGCATTGTCTTCCGGAGATATGCCGCCGATGACTCTTAAGCAGCTTTTTGAAAAAGTACCCGGGATTCTGAAGACAGACAATTCCGAGACGGATAAATTAGACGTCTTATTTGCCAATGACGAAGAATACGAGGAATTTAAAGCGAGGCATGGTCTGCATAAAGTCAGCCGGGTTGAACTGGACAGTTATGAAGGCAATGCTTATCTGGGCATTGATGCCGGCTCAACAACCACCAAGATCGCCTTAGTCGATGAAACCGGAAGTCTATTGTATTCCTATTACGGCAGCAATAAGGGCAAACCCTTAGAGTCTACAATTGAGGCCTTAAAAGATTTATATGGAAAACTAAACAAGAGAACCAACATTATTAATTCAGCGGTTACAGGATATGGGGAACATCTGATCAAAGCAGCACTCAGAGTCGATATTGGAGAAATTGAAACCGTTGCTCATTATACGGCGGCTAACTTTTTTCAGCCGGGTGTTGACTTTGTTCTGGATATTGGCGGACAGGATATGAAAAGCTTAGTAGTCAGAGATGGAGTAATCGAGTCCATTACCCTCAATGAAGCCTGCTCATCCGGCTGCGGTTCTTTTGTGGAAACCTTCGCTAATTCTCTGAATATGGATGTACAGGAATTTGCCCGTTTAAGCCAAAGCTCACGGCATCCGGTAGATCTGGGGACCCGGTGTACGGTCTTCATGAACTCTAAAGTAAAACAAGCCCAGAAAGAAGGTGCTGAGATTAGTGATATCTCGGCAGGGATATCCATTTCAGTCATCAAGAATGCCCTCTATAAAGTGATCCGTTTAAGGAATATTGATGAACTTGGCGAGAAGATTGTTGTTCAAGGGGGGACCTTTTATAACGATGCCGTCCTGCGGGCTTTTGAGAAAATCACCAATAAAGAGGTGGTCCGACCGGATATTGCCGGTATTATGGGAGCCTTTGGTGCGGCATTAATTGCCAGAAATCAATATGAGTCCGGTTACAAAACAAGTCTTGTGCAAGGGGAAGAGCTGCTCAACTTCACCACTGAAACGACGATGAAACGTTGTGGGTTATGCGGAAATAATTGCTTGGTGAGTATCAAACAATTCCCAGGCGGAACTATTTATGTTTCAGGAAACCGCTGTGAACGGGGTGCAGGTAAGGATGTCGTCAAACAGCAAATTCCTAATCTTTATGAATATAAGTATCAAAGAGTCTTTAACTACAAACCCTTGAGCAACGACAAGGCCCCCAGAGGAACCATTGGTATTCCCAGAGTATTAAATATCTATGAGGACTATCCTTTCTGGTTCACATTCTTCACGGAATTGGGTTACCGAGTGATAATTTCCGGGCGATCCTCTAATCGGATTTATGAATTGGGAATGGAAACAATCCCTTCAGATTCCGCATGCTATCCAGCCAAATTGGTGCACGGTCATATTGTAGACTTAATTAAAAAAGGGATTACCAAGTTATTTTATCCTTGTATTCCTTATGCCCGTCAGGAAGATCCTGAGGCTGACAACCATTACAATTGTCCAATTGTTACGTCTTACCCTGAGACGATCAATGCCAATATGGATTGTCTTAAAGAACCAAATGTCAGGTTCTATCATCCTTTTTTGCCCATAGATATGCCGCGCAGGATGCTGAAACGATTGGCTGAAGAGCTCGAACCCGAGGGAATACCGAAGAACGAGCTGGCTCGTGCGCTGGACAAGGCGTATGCAGAGCTGGACCGCTATAAGGAAGAGGTAAGATTAAAGGGAGAAGAAACTCTAAACTATATTCGGGAAACTAAGATTAAAGGAATTGTCCTGGCAGGAAGACCTTATCATATTGATCCGGAAGTCAATCACGGTATTCCTGAGATGATCAGTTCATATGGATTTGCTGTTTTATCGGAAGATGCAATCCAGCATCTTTCCAAAGTAAAAAGGCCTTTGCGGGTGGTCGATCAATGGGTGTACCATTCCAGAGAGTATCATGCGGCAAGTTATGTTGCTCAGGAAAAGGATTTAGAACTAATTCAATTGAATTCCTTTGGATGCGGCCTTGATGCGGTAACCACTGATCAGATTAAAGAGATCCTTGAGGCCTATGGGAAGATCTATACGGTTTTAAAAATTGATGAAATCAATAATTTAGGGGCGGCGAGAATACGTGTGCGTTCCTTGATCGCGGCCATAAAAGAACGGGACAAGAAAAACTTCATCCCTAAAAAACTTTATGATAATCCGGACAGAGTCCTTTTCACCAAGGAAATGAAGAAAACTCACACTATTTTAGCTCCGCAAATGTCCCCGATTCATTTTCAATTCTTTAAAGCAGCCTTTGAGGATACGGGGTATAAGATTGAATTCCTGCCCTCTGTGGATAAGTCGGCGATCGACGAAGGGTTAAGGTATGTGCATAATGATGCGTGCTATCCGGCCATTATTGTGGTTGGTCAGTTAATGAAGGCCTTAAAATCAGGTGATTATGATATAAATAACACTTCAGTTATAATGACCCAAACCGGCGGCGGATGCCGTGCGACAAACTATATCGCGTTTATCAGAAAAGCATTGCAGGATGCGAATATGGCCCAGGTCCCGGTCATAGCCTTAAACACGGGAAATTCCTCAAGCTTAGAAACGAACCCAGGCTTCAAATTGACGATTTCTATGTTTAATAAGATCATGCGGGGATTGGTCTATGGGGATCTTTTAATGCGGGTTCTGTATAGAGTGCGTCCCTATGAGAAATTCCCCGGCTCTGCCAACCTTTTATACGAATCTTGGGTTAAGCGCTGCTATGAATCCTTGCACAAAGGGGATAAAAGAGAGCATTCGGAGAATATTTGGCAGATTGTGGCAGATTTTGACAGCCTGGAACTGCAAGAGGATCTGGTCAAGCCTAAGGTGGGAGTGGTTGGGGAAATTCTTGTTAAGTTTCATCCTACAGCCAATAACAATATCGTAGAATTGCTGGAGGCTGAAGGGGCGGAAGCAGTGGTTCCGGATCTGACCGACTTTCTCTTATACGGTGCTTTTGATAACCGCATTAAATACCAAAAGCTTTCAGGCAGCTTCTGGGAGATGGTATCCGGGTATTTTACGGTTAACAGAATTGAAGCTTATCGTAAAGAGATGAAAAAGGCCCTTGAAGCCAGCAGACGGTTTGAACCCCCAAAACCTATCGAAGAGATTGCCAAGTATGCGCAGAACCATCTGTCTCTTGCCAATCAATGCGGTGAAGGATGGTTTCTGACAGGAGAGATGGTGGAGCTGATTCGAAGCGGGGTGGAGAATATTGTTTGCTTGCAGCCCTTTGCCTGCTTGCCGAACCATATCACAGGCAAAGGTATGATTAGAGAAATCAGACGATCTTACCCCAAAGCCAATATTGCTGCCATTGATTATGATCCCGGAGCAAGTGAAGTCAATCAACTCAACCGCATTAAACTGATGCTTTCAGTGGCTCAGGAAAATCTCAATGGCAATTCGGAGAAACCTAAACCACCCATAGATTTAGAGACTAATTTAATGGAAAGCAAAATGACAATGATGTTAAATACAGATTCCAAGTTTATCGGATGCAAAATAGATTAA
- a CDS encoding TetR/AcrR family transcriptional regulator, with protein MSTLDTEDRIINASILLFAQKGYPAVTTKEIAKKAGVSEMTIFRHFESKYNLFERAFDKFAFSPKFKSLFESLEWNLETDLNKICSSFQDVLYRNQQIILMHLKNEELHPHFETMLSEFPNEFKKLLIRYFEEMWSRGAITENPETLAVNFLATNFGLFFTSLVMNELTFETDIQTCITNYVKIFTKGIACYNNSKIAE; from the coding sequence ATGAGTACTTTGGACACCGAAGACAGAATAATAAATGCGTCAATCCTCCTTTTCGCCCAAAAAGGTTATCCTGCAGTTACAACGAAGGAGATTGCTAAAAAAGCAGGCGTAAGCGAAATGACGATCTTCAGGCACTTCGAAAGTAAATACAATTTATTTGAAAGGGCATTTGATAAATTTGCATTTTCACCGAAATTTAAATCGTTGTTTGAAAGCTTAGAATGGAACTTAGAAACAGATTTGAATAAAATATGTTCTTCCTTCCAAGATGTCTTATATAGGAATCAACAGATTATTTTGATGCATTTGAAAAACGAAGAATTGCATCCTCATTTTGAAACTATGTTGTCTGAGTTTCCCAATGAATTTAAGAAACTATTAATCCGGTATTTCGAAGAAATGTGGAGCAGAGGCGCTATCACTGAAAATCCTGAAACATTGGCTGTTAACTTTCTGGCAACCAATTTTGGTTTGTTTTTTACATCTTTGGTTATGAACGAGCTGACTTTTGAGACCGATATTCAGACATGTATTACAAATTATGTTAAAATATTTACAAAAGGCATAGCCTGTTATAATAATTCTAAAATTGCTGAATAA
- the fusA gene encoding elongation factor G has translation MKTYDTEHLRNVCLVGHGGAGKTSLAETFLFNSGEITRIGKVSEGNTVSDYLPEEVKHKVSISTSLIPIEWQGVKVNVLDSPGYLDFLGEVKSALRVVECGVLVLCGVAGLEVQSEITWGLMEQQKLPKILFINKLDRKNANFGKVMDQLKSAYPDARLVPLQIPMGQEESFQGIIDIVENKAYVYAADGSGSYSSQEVPAEYREETERLREHLAEAVAEADDELLMKYLEGEGLTESDLQTALGKALKQDLVIPVLCGSANKNIGISKMMNFLVDFAPPPEAVQEKAALVFKTLTDPYVGKMSFFRVYGGKFTAETSVYNSSRGLEEKIGQPFYLRGKTQEPVASVLPGDIAVIAKSQEVRTGDTLCSKEQPVELQGIDFPVPTLSVAIGPKTKGDEDKLGGALARLIEEDPTIQIHKNTETKELILTGLGEMQLEILQEKLNRKFGVDVTLKVPRVPYRETIRKAVKVEGKHKKQTGGHGQYGHVWINIEPTDGSDFEFAESIFGGAVPKQYIPAVEKGIREAMMEGTMVGYPVTDIKVTLCDGSYHAVDSSEMAFKLAAIMAFRKGVEQAKPTLLEPVVEVEVSVPEVFMGDVIADLNGKRGKVLGMEAGEKNPLIRAHVPQAEMMRYAIDLRSLTQGRGSFTMKFLRYEEVPGKISDSLVSQLKTAQNR, from the coding sequence TTGAAAACCTATGACACTGAACATCTTCGTAATGTCTGTCTGGTTGGGCATGGTGGTGCAGGAAAGACATCCCTGGCGGAAACCTTTTTGTTTAATTCAGGTGAAATCACCCGTATCGGCAAAGTTTCTGAAGGAAACACAGTCTCAGATTATCTGCCCGAAGAAGTAAAGCACAAAGTGTCAATTAGTACGAGTCTTATTCCGATTGAGTGGCAAGGAGTTAAAGTCAATGTTCTCGATAGTCCGGGGTATCTGGATTTTTTAGGAGAGGTTAAGAGTGCCTTACGCGTGGTCGAATGTGGAGTTTTAGTCTTATGCGGTGTAGCGGGGCTTGAAGTTCAGTCGGAAATAACCTGGGGTTTAATGGAACAGCAGAAACTGCCCAAGATTCTATTTATCAACAAACTTGATCGAAAAAATGCCAATTTTGGCAAGGTAATGGACCAGCTGAAAAGTGCTTATCCCGATGCCAGGCTCGTTCCCTTACAAATACCTATGGGTCAGGAAGAGAGTTTCCAGGGGATCATCGATATTGTCGAGAATAAAGCCTATGTCTATGCAGCGGATGGAAGCGGATCTTATTCCAGCCAAGAGGTTCCGGCCGAGTACAGAGAAGAGACAGAACGTCTGAGAGAACATTTAGCTGAAGCGGTTGCCGAAGCTGATGATGAACTATTGATGAAGTATCTTGAAGGAGAAGGATTAACTGAGTCGGATTTACAGACTGCCTTGGGGAAAGCATTAAAGCAGGATCTTGTGATTCCTGTGCTTTGCGGTTCAGCTAATAAGAATATCGGGATTTCCAAGATGATGAATTTCCTGGTCGATTTTGCTCCTCCTCCTGAAGCGGTTCAGGAAAAAGCGGCTTTAGTCTTTAAAACTCTCACGGACCCCTATGTAGGTAAAATGTCCTTCTTTCGGGTTTACGGAGGGAAATTCACAGCTGAAACCTCCGTGTATAATTCAAGCCGCGGATTGGAAGAAAAAATCGGGCAGCCTTTTTATCTGCGGGGCAAAACCCAGGAACCGGTGGCCTCAGTGCTCCCGGGAGATATTGCGGTTATCGCCAAATCACAAGAGGTTAGAACAGGGGATACGCTCTGCAGCAAGGAACAACCTGTTGAACTTCAGGGAATTGATTTTCCTGTTCCTACTCTATCCGTAGCGATCGGACCGAAAACCAAAGGGGATGAGGATAAGCTGGGCGGTGCCTTGGCCCGTTTAATTGAAGAAGATCCGACCATCCAAATTCACAAAAACACAGAGACGAAAGAATTGATCTTAACCGGGCTGGGAGAAATGCAGCTGGAGATTCTTCAGGAAAAGCTAAACCGTAAATTCGGGGTGGACGTAACCTTGAAAGTGCCTCGCGTACCTTATCGTGAGACGATTCGCAAAGCAGTGAAAGTGGAAGGAAAACATAAGAAGCAAACAGGCGGACATGGTCAATATGGGCATGTATGGATAAACATTGAACCCACTGACGGAAGTGACTTTGAGTTTGCTGAGTCGATCTTTGGCGGGGCTGTACCCAAGCAATATATTCCGGCAGTAGAAAAAGGGATCAGAGAGGCCATGATGGAGGGCACGATGGTCGGCTATCCTGTGACAGATATCAAGGTTACCTTGTGTGACGGCTCTTATCATGCTGTAGATTCTTCAGAAATGGCCTTTAAACTTGCCGCGATTATGGCATTCCGCAAAGGGGTAGAGCAAGCTAAACCCACTTTGCTTGAGCCTGTGGTTGAGGTCGAAGTAAGTGTGCCGGAAGTCTTCATGGGGGATGTGATTGCCGACCTCAATGGCAAACGGGGAAAAGTGCTGGGTATGGAGGCCGGTGAAAAAAATCCATTAATCCGGGCCCATGTGCCGCAAGCTGAAATGATGCGCTATGCTATTGATTTAAGGAGCTTAACTCAAGGGAGAGGCTCATTTACGATGAAATTCCTTCGCTATGAAGAAGTTCCCGGTAAAATCAGTGATTCTCTGGTAAGTCAATTAAAAACCGCTCAAAATCGTTAA